A portion of the Lolium rigidum isolate FL_2022 chromosome 1, APGP_CSIRO_Lrig_0.1, whole genome shotgun sequence genome contains these proteins:
- the LOC124648818 gene encoding uncharacterized protein LOC124648818, with protein sequence MGIQTRRETRAGGLTAYSAAATTSTHPRARSRAPRSHKQAKQTPPRRTTCSCRPAGRLIAQAQVDEYVASTAILPPLPDDPVNTVQVKFVLQRQCAFGQRFLVVGDDPALGLWDPTKAAALEWSEGHVWTARMDLPANRAIEFKFLLQDPSGQVSWQHGHNRTLQIAETSKTLVVYEDWDDAKCQEVLEVTYPSIGAEDVHFAGSYNGAILPDDNEIHENQQTDKVMTDVAGTDGGSSPQRENMRANGANGLQVTDSPALRPLDGHRLLHTINHTAAYGFLTQFTLEKDHKVPDVLRRRAKVAVQTLNDEGAPVENRAPAGMFENDMAWVSKALQRLLRSLGLQIGTTET encoded by the exons ATGGGG ATCCAGACGCGACGCGAGACCAGGGCAGGCGGGCTAACTGCTTACTCAGCAGCAGCCACCACGTCCACACACCCGCGCGCGCGATCCCGTGCTCCCCGCTCCCACAAGCAAGCAAAGCAAACACCACCGCGCCGCACCACCTGCAGCTGCCGACCCGCCGGCCGGCTT ATCGCGCAGGCGCAGGTTGATGAGTACGTCGCTTCTACCGCGATCCTGCCGCCGCTCCCTGACG ACCCTGTGAACACGGTGCAGGTCAAGTTCGTGCTGCAGAGGCAGTGCGCGTTCGGCCAGCggttcctcgtcgtcggcgacgaccCGGCGCTCGGCCTTTGGGACCCGACCAAGGCAGCCGCTCTGGAGTGGTCGGAAGGCCACGTTTGGACGGCGAGGATG GACTTGCCAGCGAACAGGGCGATCGAGTTCAAGTTCTTGCTGCAAGATCCGTCGGGGCAGGTCAGCTGGCAGCACGGCCACAACAGAACTCTGCAGATAGCAGAGACCTCGAAGACATTGGTGGTCTACGAAGACTGGGATGACGCCAAGTGCCAGGAAGTATTAGAGGTGACATACCCGTCGATTGGAGCGGAAGACGTCCACTTTGCAGGATCATATAATGGCGCAATTCTGCCAGACGATAACGAAATCCATGAGAATCAACAGACCGACAAGGTGATGACGGATGTAGCAGGCACCGATGGTGGTTCTTCTCCTCAAAGAGAAAATATGCGGGCAAATGGCGCCAACGGACTGCAGGTAACTGATTCTCCAGCTCTCCGTCCTTTG GACGGTCACCGGTTATTGCATACGATTAATCATACGGCCGCCTATGGTTTTCTGACACAGTTTACCTTGGAGAAAGACCACAAGGTTCCTGACGTGCTTCGCAGAAGAGCAAAAGTTGCAGTACAGACCCTGAACGATGAAGGTGCGCCCGTGGAGAATAGGGCGCCAGCCGGTATGTTCGAAAATGACATGGCCTGGGTCAGCAAAGCCCTGCAGCGGTTGCTCCGGAGCCTCGGTCTCCAGATTGGCACCACAGAAACATGA
- the LOC124677404 gene encoding pleckstrin homology domain-containing protein 1-like, with protein MAASLWRAVMGSGAPSAQADPTGGVDFWRAPERGGWLDKQGEYIKTWRRRWFVLKQGKLFWFKDSTVTRASVPRGVIPVATCLTVKGAEDVLNRKFAFELSTPRETMYFVADSDKEKEEWINSIGRSIVQHSRSVTDDEIVDYDSGQPTTGDRS; from the coding sequence ATGGCGGCGAGCCTGTGGCGAGCGGTGATGGGCAGCGGTGCCCCGTCGGCGCAAGCGGACCCCACGGGCGGCGTCGACTTCTGGCGCGCCCCCGAGCGCGGGGGCTGGCTGGACAAGCAGGGCGAGTACATCAagacgtggcggcggcggtggttcgtGCTCAAGCAGGGGAAGCTCTTCTGGTTCAAGGACTCCACCGTCACGCGCGCGTCGGTGCCCCGCGGCGTCATCCCCGTCGCCACCTGCCTCACCGTCAAGGGCGCCGAGGACGTGCTCAACCGCAAGTTCGCCTTCGAGCTCTCCACCCCGCGCGAGACCATGTACTTCGTCGCagactccgacaaggagaaggaggagtggATCAACTCCATCGGCCGCTCCATCGTCCAGCACTCCCGATCCGTCACCGACGACGAGATCGTCGACTACGACAGCGGCCAGCCCACAACCGGCGACAGATCATAG